The following is a genomic window from Desulfuromonas sp..
GGTGATTAATTACGCCCAGATACTTTTAAACAGACTGCAAAATAGTAACATCGATACCGACCTGGCTGACCGGATTATCAAGGAGGGTGAACGGATTGCGACCATCGTCAGGGACCTGCTTTTCTTCGCCCGGGAAAGCGGCCCGGAAGTTCGTCTGGCAAATGTCGATGACCTGTTGGCTGAGGCGCTCTCGCTGACCGAAGCGCAGATTCGCAAGGAGGGAATTTCCCTGCAAATCGATGCGGCTGGCGATCTGCCGCAGGTGTATACTCGTGCACAGCAGATTCAGCAGTTGTTTCTGAATGTTCTGAGCAACGCACGGCATGCCCTGAATGAGAAGTATCCGGAGCGGGATGATCGGAAAAAAATTGAAATTTTCATTGATGTTGCCGAAAAAAGAAAGAAGCAGTTTGTCCGGGTTTCGATCAAGGATTACGGTTGCGGCATACCGGGAAAAATGCTGGAAAAAGTGATGACCCCTTTCGTGACCACCAAACCGGCCGGAGTTGGAACCGGACTCGGGCTCAGCATCAGTCACGAAATAGTTAATAACCATAAAGGCGAGTTCGAGATCAAGAGCAGGGAAGGCAAATGGACCGAGGTGGTCGTTATTCTGCCGGCTGTCGAAAAGGATGAAGATGAATAAAACAATTCTGGTTGTCGATGACGAAGAGAGTATCCGCTACACATTCGAAGCGTTTTTGAGCGAAGAGGGCTATCATGTCATGACGGCCGATTCGATCAAGAGCTGCAAAAAGAGATTTTCCGAAAACGATTTTGATCTGATATTTCTCGATATCATGCTCGGTGGTGAAAGCGGCATCGATTTGCTCCGTTTCTGCAAGGATAAGCAGCCGAACTGCCCGGTTGTCATGATTACCGGTTCGCCGGAAATCGATACGGCAGCTGACGCTGTTCGCCTCGGTGCCCACGATTACATTCCCAAACCGGTTCGCCATGAGACACTGCTTCGAGTTACCAATGCTGCTCTGGCGCATAAGGAACTGCTCGACCAGAGAGAGATCCTCCGAACCCGGTTGAATGCAATTTTCCAAAGCGTCAAAGAAGGTATCGTAACGGTCGACAGCGATATGGTCATTACCGATCTCAACGAGTCCGCCCGATTGATCTTCGAATGCAGCGACATGTCGGGTAGCGAACTATCCGAACTGATTCCCGAATCCCCTGCCTGTATCGATCTCGTGCGAAACAGTCTCAATACGACTGAATCGACAGATATTTTCAGGGTTGAGATGCCACTTTCAAACAGCCGGATCAAGGTGCTCAGCCTGACGACCAGCCCGCTGCTTGATGAAAACGGCAAGGCGCTCGGAGCCGTATTGACCATACGTGATGAAACACGGCTTGATTATCTTGAACGCGACCTTGGCGAACGACGGCAATTTGATCGGATCATCGGTTCCAATCAAAAAATGCAGGAACTCTACAATCTAATCGAAAGCTTATCGGATGTCGATTCGACTGTACTGATCCTTGGTGAGAGCGGCACCGGTAAGGAGCTCGTTGCCGAATCGTTGCA
Proteins encoded in this region:
- a CDS encoding sigma-54-dependent Fis family transcriptional regulator — encoded protein: MNKTILVVDDEESIRYTFEAFLSEEGYHVMTADSIKSCKKRFSENDFDLIFLDIMLGGESGIDLLRFCKDKQPNCPVVMITGSPEIDTAADAVRLGAHDYIPKPVRHETLLRVTNAALAHKELLDQREILRTRLNAIFQSVKEGIVTVDSDMVITDLNESARLIFECSDMSGSELSELIPESPACIDLVRNSLNTTESTDIFRVEMPLSNSRIKVLSLTTSPLLDENGKALGAVLTIRDETRLDYLERDLGERRQFDRIIGSNQKMQELYNLIESLSDVDSTVLILGESGTGKELVAESLHYRGLRAKKPLVKVNCAALPENLLESELFGHVKGSFTGALQDKIGRFQKADGGTIFLDEIADISPAMQVRLLRVLQEREIEKVGANDPIKVDIRVVAATNKDLKQKVEDGEFRDDLYYRL